A portion of the Paucilactobacillus hokkaidonensis JCM 18461 genome contains these proteins:
- a CDS encoding KxYKxGKxW signal peptide domain-containing protein has protein sequence MKSKKNIQLNAALNTPKSRVKMYKANKIWLFAGALVFMMVGGGSVAYADNATPTSDTPAVTQTTSSSAPSSNIASPASASTELTATPASNSVVAEVNKPASAGSNATSATSSAVVPETKAATSSAATVINQTTKYQTTSGDSIAQSESIDLTNGDYPSFSQPKTVSGYNFDLSNSRFQIVSDGEVAFDGTLSDYAELTNLGVDLTMDNLPQFLALLNSGQVSNVYPSGSFTLTYAYTRQATVVNQTTNYQTADGITVLPSESEELTAGDYPSFGTPKQKDGYTVNLANSKITVEFGGQIVFSGTLNGYAKLIGFNGGTLTTDNLQSFLDLINGSAVENVYPNGSITLTYVYQKDATDTPGGNGGSDGSDSNGSGSTNNSGQGGTVNNGGTNGNAEQNVTVNNNDTNSTNAGTGSVALSTNKDQSNETNSSKLPQTNEKDSIGLAGLGMLMLSLAGMFGLKDLRKKRS, from the coding sequence ATGAAGAGTAAAAAAAATATCCAATTAAATGCCGCGTTGAATACTCCAAAATCAAGAGTTAAAATGTATAAAGCTAATAAGATTTGGCTGTTTGCGGGTGCATTAGTATTTATGATGGTTGGCGGTGGTTCTGTTGCATATGCTGATAATGCCACACCTACTAGTGATACTCCTGCAGTCACACAAACTACCAGTAGCTCTGCCCCCTCAAGCAATATTGCTAGTCCTGCTTCTGCTAGCACTGAACTAACTGCTACACCTGCAAGTAATTCAGTGGTTGCTGAGGTAAATAAGCCTGCCAGTGCAGGTAGTAACGCAACGAGTGCTACCAGTTCAGCAGTAGTTCCTGAAACTAAGGCTGCAACTAGTTCGGCAGCTACAGTTATTAATCAAACTACAAAGTATCAAACAACTAGTGGTGACTCAATTGCCCAAAGTGAATCAATAGACTTAACAAACGGTGATTATCCAAGTTTTAGTCAGCCGAAAACTGTATCTGGTTACAATTTTGATTTAAGCAACAGTCGATTCCAGATTGTTTCTGATGGTGAGGTTGCATTTGATGGTACCCTGAGTGATTATGCTGAGTTAACTAACTTAGGGGTAGATTTAACAATGGACAATTTGCCACAATTTTTGGCCTTGCTAAATAGTGGTCAAGTTTCTAACGTGTATCCAAGTGGTTCTTTCACACTAACATATGCCTATACTCGTCAAGCGACAGTGGTTAACCAAACCACCAACTACCAAACAGCTGATGGAATAACGGTGCTACCAAGTGAATCTGAAGAATTAACGGCTGGCGATTACCCTAGCTTTGGGACACCAAAACAAAAGGATGGCTATACTGTCAATTTGGCAAACAGTAAAATAACCGTTGAATTCGGCGGACAAATCGTTTTCTCCGGCACCTTGAATGGTTATGCAAAGTTGATTGGCTTCAATGGGGGCACACTCACAACAGACAATTTACAATCATTTTTAGATTTGATTAATGGTTCTGCTGTCGAAAATGTGTATCCAAATGGTTCAATCACGTTAACCTATGTCTATCAGAAGGATGCAACCGACACACCTGGTGGCAATGGTGGCTCTGATGGTTCGGATTCTAATGGTTCTGGTTCAACAAACAACTCAGGTCAAGGTGGTACTGTCAATAATGGTGGTACAAATGGTAATGCTGAGCAGAATGTCACTGTAAATAATAACGATACAAACAGTACAAACGCAGGGACAGGATCCGTTGCATTAAGTACTAACAAAGATCAATCTAACGAAACTAATAGTTCTAAACTACCCCAGACAAATGAGAAAGATTCTATTGGATTAGCTGGATTAGGAATGTTGATGCTTAGTTTAGCGGGTATGTTTGGACTTAAAGACTTAAGGAAAAAGCGTAGCTAG